In Porphyromonas cangingivalis, a genomic segment contains:
- a CDS encoding MFS transporter, which translates to MVNNTTITTLRDSSAARWTALLLLSFAMFCSYIFMDILSPIKDLLESTRGWDSKAFGTYAGSETFLNVFIFFLIIAGIILDKIGVRFTALLSGVVMIIGASINWYAVTEGFMGSGLERWFTDNLNYVPIFDELGVSPFYQGMPASAKLSSIGFMIFGCGVEMAGITVSRGIVKWFKGKEVALAMGSEMALARLGVATTMIFSPLFANMVSPADVSRSVAFALVLLMIALIMFIVYFFMDQKLDAQTGEAEEKDDPFRFSDLGKIFSSGVFWLVALLCVLYYSAIFPFQKYAVNMLQSNISFIPPAADSYWASQNVAYVQYIVMLIVAGTSFMSNFTKGTLRYVLLILAIVSLVGFCYMSYMRQSAESIFSVFPLLAVGITPILGRYVDNKGKAASMLMLGSLLLIACHLTFAFLLPQFKGNNVAGITLAFVTILVLGASFSLVPAALWPSVPKLVDSKVIGSAYALIFWIQNIGLWLFPLLIGNVLDATNKDVAAKLASGEITAEVAAVSNDYTYALLMLVGLGVLALVMGFFLKALDKRKGYGLELPNIQK; encoded by the coding sequence ATGGTAAACAACACTACTATCACGACGCTGCGAGACTCTTCTGCAGCTCGATGGACGGCTCTCCTATTGCTGTCCTTTGCGATGTTTTGCTCGTACATCTTCATGGACATCTTGTCTCCCATCAAGGATCTTCTTGAGTCTACAAGAGGTTGGGACTCGAAGGCGTTCGGTACGTATGCAGGTTCGGAGACATTCCTTAATGTCTTCATCTTCTTCCTTATCATTGCAGGTATCATTCTGGATAAGATCGGTGTGCGATTCACTGCTCTTCTTTCGGGAGTTGTGATGATCATCGGTGCTTCCATCAATTGGTATGCTGTCACTGAGGGATTCATGGGTTCGGGTCTTGAGAGATGGTTCACAGACAATCTCAATTATGTGCCTATTTTCGATGAACTCGGGGTGTCTCCATTTTATCAAGGTATGCCTGCGTCGGCTAAGTTGTCATCCATCGGCTTCATGATTTTCGGTTGTGGTGTCGAGATGGCGGGTATCACAGTATCGAGAGGTATCGTCAAGTGGTTCAAGGGCAAGGAAGTTGCCCTTGCGATGGGCTCTGAGATGGCACTTGCTCGTCTTGGTGTCGCTACGACAATGATCTTCTCTCCATTGTTTGCCAATATGGTATCTCCTGCCGATGTTTCGCGTTCGGTAGCATTTGCTTTGGTGCTCCTCATGATTGCATTGATCATGTTCATCGTTTACTTCTTCATGGATCAGAAGCTCGATGCACAGACAGGTGAGGCAGAAGAGAAGGATGATCCCTTCCGTTTCAGTGATCTTGGTAAGATCTTCTCCAGTGGTGTCTTTTGGCTTGTCGCACTTCTTTGCGTACTTTACTACTCTGCCATCTTCCCATTCCAGAAGTATGCGGTGAATATGCTTCAGTCCAACATTTCATTCATTCCACCGGCTGCTGATTCGTATTGGGCTTCTCAGAATGTGGCTTATGTACAGTACATCGTGATGCTCATCGTGGCAGGAACTTCGTTCATGAGCAACTTCACCAAAGGTACACTCAGATATGTACTTCTTATTTTGGCCATTGTCTCTCTTGTCGGCTTCTGCTATATGTCGTATATGCGCCAGTCGGCAGAGTCCATCTTCTCTGTGTTCCCACTTCTTGCTGTGGGTATTACACCTATCCTCGGCAGATATGTCGACAATAAGGGTAAGGCAGCATCCATGCTTATGTTGGGCTCACTCCTTCTCATCGCTTGCCACTTGACATTTGCGTTCCTATTGCCACAGTTCAAGGGTAACAACGTTGCTGGTATCACTCTTGCGTTTGTGACCATCTTGGTACTTGGAGCGTCGTTCTCTCTTGTGCCTGCAGCACTTTGGCCAAGCGTACCAAAGCTTGTAGATAGCAAGGTGATCGGTTCGGCTTATGCACTCATCTTCTGGATTCAGAATATCGGATTGTGGCTCTTCCCACTTCTTATCGGTAACGTGCTCGATGCGACCAACAAAGATGTCGCAGCAAAGCTTGCTTCTGGTGAGATCACTGCCGAAGTTGCCGCTGTGTCAAACGATTATACTTACGCTCTTCTTATGCTCGTAGGTCTTGGTGTCCTTGCTCTTGTCATGGGCTTCTTCCTCAAGGCTCTCGACAAGCGTAAGGGATACGGTCTTGAGTTGCCAAACATCCAAAAGTAA
- a CDS encoding LolA family protein, which translates to MIRSLLIGFLLSVTMALTAPAQSAHSPIQQAIAKLDSSKGLCIEFDMILPGNQDEETIHGTYYALKNKFYIETSELKAWYNGKELWIYLYQNGEINLSHPETEEIIEINPLLELPRIFSEEYNSTVSNTSVGHSILAKPQKKNRKSIEHVIIRGNKKNPIKTIEVKEKGINNKITIQVKSVKQNINITPDTFIYTSDKEPNVKVIDLR; encoded by the coding sequence ATGATACGAAGCTTATTAATAGGTTTTCTCCTGTCTGTCACAATGGCTTTAACTGCTCCGGCACAATCGGCCCACTCTCCGATACAACAAGCCATAGCCAAGCTTGATAGCAGCAAAGGACTTTGTATAGAGTTTGACATGATATTACCCGGAAATCAAGACGAAGAGACAATCCATGGAACTTACTATGCTCTGAAGAATAAGTTTTATATAGAGACATCCGAACTAAAAGCCTGGTACAACGGAAAAGAACTTTGGATATATCTCTATCAAAATGGAGAGATCAATCTATCTCATCCCGAAACTGAAGAAATTATCGAAATAAATCCTCTTCTTGAACTCCCACGTATTTTCTCTGAAGAATACAACTCTACTGTCTCAAACACCTCTGTCGGACACTCGATCTTGGCCAAACCTCAAAAGAAAAATAGGAAGTCTATCGAACACGTAATAATCAGAGGAAACAAGAAAAACCCTATTAAAACCATAGAGGTTAAGGAGAAAGGCATCAACAACAAAATCACAATACAAGTTAAGAGTGTTAAACAAAACATAAACATCACTCCTGATACTTTCATCTATACATCTGATAAAGAGCCAAATGTAAAGGTCATAGACCTGCGCTGA
- a CDS encoding NAD(P)/FAD-dependent oxidoreductase encodes MVYQYLLRVNPKTASNEDYLKTYVAKHYGLDYDDITTVRVLRKSIDARQKNIAINLKVDVYVGEPAPETEYIPTHYPDVSSARQAVVVGAGPAGLFAALRLIELGVKPILIERGKDVHRRKRDIALTGTDHIVDPESNYNFGEGGAGAFSDGKLYTRSKKRGSVDKILNVLCQHGASGAILYDAHPHIGTDKLPLVIENIRKTIIRCGGEVHFDTKMTGLIISKGRVRGVETANGKTILGDVILATGHSARDVYRYFAAYGIHIEPKGLAMGVRLEHPSHLIDQIQYHSSEGRGSYLPAAEYSFVTQVRERGVYSFCMCPGGFVVPAASDLKQVVVNGMSPANRGSRWSNSGMVVEVRPEDVMSGAIKSPYVVEPYELEEKLRIINANLSPTKIKELNAYILPVLNLQEQLERLCWLKGGQTQVAPAQRMVDFVNGKLSTDLPKTSYTPGLNSSSLRDWMPKFISQRLSEGFQTFGKNSRGFLTNEAVMIGMETRTSSPLRITRDEETLQHISIKGLYPCGEGAGYAGGIVSAAIDGERCAEALVQQLS; translated from the coding sequence ATGGTATATCAATACCTACTGAGAGTCAATCCCAAGACTGCAAGCAACGAAGATTATCTCAAGACATATGTCGCCAAACACTATGGGTTGGACTACGACGACATTACCACCGTTCGGGTCCTCAGGAAAAGTATTGATGCAAGACAAAAGAATATCGCTATCAACCTCAAAGTCGATGTTTATGTCGGTGAGCCGGCACCTGAGACCGAGTATATCCCCACTCATTATCCCGATGTCTCTTCGGCGCGGCAAGCTGTTGTTGTGGGAGCCGGTCCTGCCGGGCTCTTTGCGGCTCTCAGGTTGATAGAGTTGGGGGTTAAGCCCATCCTCATCGAACGGGGTAAGGATGTTCATCGTCGCAAGCGTGACATTGCCCTCACAGGTACGGATCATATAGTCGATCCCGAGTCCAACTATAATTTCGGTGAAGGTGGAGCAGGGGCCTTCTCCGACGGTAAACTCTACACCCGAAGCAAGAAGAGGGGTAGTGTTGATAAGATCCTCAATGTCCTTTGCCAGCACGGTGCAAGTGGTGCGATACTCTATGATGCTCATCCACATATCGGCACAGATAAGCTCCCTTTGGTCATCGAAAACATCCGAAAGACGATCATCCGCTGTGGCGGTGAAGTCCATTTCGATACCAAGATGACCGGACTCATTATATCTAAGGGGCGAGTCCGGGGGGTAGAGACAGCCAACGGTAAGACCATCCTTGGAGATGTCATTCTTGCAACGGGTCACTCCGCAAGGGATGTGTACAGGTATTTTGCCGCCTATGGCATACACATAGAGCCTAAAGGACTGGCCATGGGGGTGAGATTGGAGCATCCGTCACACCTTATCGATCAGATACAGTACCACAGCTCAGAGGGACGGGGAAGTTATCTCCCGGCTGCCGAGTATAGTTTTGTCACCCAGGTCCGAGAGAGAGGAGTGTATAGCTTCTGTATGTGTCCCGGAGGTTTTGTTGTCCCTGCGGCGAGTGACCTCAAGCAGGTCGTAGTCAATGGGATGTCTCCTGCCAATCGTGGGTCAAGGTGGAGCAATTCAGGGATGGTTGTCGAAGTTCGTCCCGAAGATGTGATGAGTGGTGCGATCAAAAGCCCTTATGTCGTCGAACCCTATGAGTTAGAAGAAAAACTGCGCATTATCAATGCCAACCTTTCTCCAACCAAGATAAAAGAACTCAATGCTTACATTCTTCCTGTGCTCAACTTGCAGGAGCAACTCGAACGACTTTGTTGGCTCAAGGGTGGACAGACCCAAGTCGCACCTGCTCAACGAATGGTAGACTTTGTGAATGGCAAACTCAGTACCGACCTTCCCAAGACTTCATACACACCGGGATTGAACTCCTCTTCCTTGCGAGATTGGATGCCAAAATTCATCAGTCAGAGACTTAGCGAGGGCTTTCAGACATTTGGAAAGAATAGTCGGGGCTTCTTGACCAACGAAGCCGTGATGATAGGTATGGAGACCCGTACTTCCTCTCCCCTCAGAATTACCAGAGATGAGGAAACGCTCCAACACATAAGCATCAAAGGTCTCTATCCTTGTGGCGAAGGGGCAGGCTATGCCGGTGGTATCGTCTCAGCGGCCATCGATGGAGAACGATGTGCCGAGGCTTTGGTTCAGCAGTTGTCTTAG
- a CDS encoding acetyl-CoA hydrolase/transferase family protein — translation MNKTIKLSLSEAIAHVKDGEKIVLGHAAVTPNCLVEELVRQKDRFRDLTLFQMIFLGDPVHVAPECADHMRVVAPFVFGPQMRTAVSEGRAAYIPTHFSYVPSLFLPGGTFEPDWAFVQVTPPDAQGRYSTSLSSDFTLPAARAAKKVMAVVNPALPYIGGDNFLRADEIDIIVEHESAPYTLPASRESEIDSKIADFCAALIPDYATLQMGIGAIPDAVLGKLSDRKDLGIHTEMFTDGVMHLHRKGVITGKYKGVNVGKVTSAFVMGSQALYDYINNNDEFELYPVDYMNNPHVVGENPNFISINSCIEVDLYGQVCAEKVGGKMYSGSGGQLDYLRGVRYSKGGKSILTMPSTAKNDEVSRIAPNLSNQAVVTSHRNDVDYIITEYGVAPLFGRTEAERALALASIAHPKFREGLEREAYARFSIRKAF, via the coding sequence ATGAACAAAACGATTAAACTTAGTCTCTCTGAGGCGATAGCTCACGTGAAGGATGGCGAAAAGATCGTCCTTGGTCATGCTGCTGTCACTCCTAACTGTCTCGTTGAAGAATTGGTAAGGCAAAAGGATAGATTTCGAGACCTTACGCTCTTTCAGATGATCTTCTTAGGTGATCCCGTACACGTCGCTCCTGAATGTGCCGATCATATGCGTGTGGTGGCTCCGTTTGTTTTCGGCCCTCAGATGCGTACAGCTGTGAGTGAAGGTAGAGCGGCTTATATCCCCACACACTTCAGCTATGTGCCATCGCTCTTCCTGCCCGGAGGTACCTTTGAGCCTGATTGGGCATTTGTCCAAGTGACACCACCCGATGCACAAGGACGATACAGCACCAGCTTGTCTTCTGACTTCACCTTGCCGGCTGCACGTGCTGCAAAGAAGGTCATGGCTGTCGTTAACCCTGCTCTTCCATACATCGGTGGAGACAACTTCCTCCGTGCTGATGAGATCGATATCATCGTAGAGCATGAGTCAGCCCCATATACTCTCCCTGCCTCGAGAGAGTCTGAGATCGACAGTAAGATTGCAGACTTCTGTGCTGCCCTCATTCCTGACTATGCGACACTCCAGATGGGTATCGGTGCCATCCCCGATGCCGTATTGGGCAAACTGTCCGATCGCAAGGACTTGGGTATCCACACAGAGATGTTTACCGATGGTGTCATGCACCTTCATCGTAAGGGTGTCATCACCGGCAAGTACAAAGGCGTGAATGTCGGTAAGGTGACATCAGCATTCGTCATGGGGAGTCAGGCACTCTATGATTACATCAATAACAATGACGAGTTTGAGCTTTATCCCGTCGATTACATGAATAATCCTCACGTCGTGGGAGAGAATCCCAACTTCATCTCCATCAACTCTTGTATCGAAGTCGACCTCTATGGACAGGTCTGTGCAGAGAAGGTCGGAGGCAAGATGTACAGTGGTAGCGGAGGTCAGCTCGACTATCTGCGTGGAGTCAGATATTCCAAGGGTGGAAAGAGCATCCTCACGATGCCTTCGACAGCCAAGAATGACGAAGTCTCTCGTATCGCGCCTAACCTCTCAAATCAAGCTGTCGTGACTTCTCATCGCAATGATGTGGACTACATCATCACCGAGTATGGTGTGGCACCTCTATTCGGACGCACAGAGGCAGAGAGAGCATTGGCACTGGCAAGCATCGCTCATCCCAAGTTCAGAGAAGGACTTGAGAGGGAGGCTTATGCTCGCTTCTCCATCCGCAAGGCATTCTGA
- a CDS encoding FtsK/SpoIIIE family DNA translocase: MRKNNKSSKRAENRFGTNNISAFIRNIFSGETLKDNIAPIVGIVLLALSVFLIYSYASYLIFGSDDQSIMTSNAIDMEEAVKSTANPSGFRGAYMMHLLVNGWVGLSAVIIFVYMLFLGFSIVRRNNMRKIRMLILAAISIFWLSLFFTTILHPWSDSFFFRPGGIIGVEMYDYLRGQIGTFGIILLLVTTAVITGFVFFSIVRKKYKEWTLAQKAEKESPLPTEGLNVDEKKERWWSKLLPKKKNTEKAEVPTIVEPIEDTVPTEDLSAEEAYDRAYLEPISEEVTLAKGDDKDEVEDINPAGSYNPSQETPEGLDIEIIDTRKEDVGATYTLSPQDKARELVAELGEYDPRLDLGQFKMPTFDLLEDRTVTNISIDHEEVQRNKESITETLKNFGIGISSIRATVGPTITLYEVVPESGVKISRIRNLEDDIALSLSALGIRIIAPMPGKGTVGLEVPNKNPQVVGMRSVIASKKFQEATYDLPVALGRTITNDIFTFDLAKVPHLLVAGATGQGKSVGLNAIITSLLYRKHPAELKFVMIDPKMVEFSVYSAIEKHYMAKLPGEKDCIITDTKRVVTTLNSLCQEMDERYELLTKAKVRNIKEYNALFKGRSLNPANGHRFMPYLVVIIDEYGDLIMTAGKEIELPIARLAQKARAVGIHAIIATQRPTASIITGTIKANFPGRISFRVFSMIDSRTILDAPGANRLVGKGDLLYSQGNEFIRVQCAFVDTPEVNRVVDYISSQRGFAHAYELPEVSANESSNGDFPGAIDMDEKDPLFEQVARMLVLEQQGSVSFIQRKFSIGYNRAGRLMDQLEAAGIVSAPDGSKGREVLVKSEEHLRDILSQF, translated from the coding sequence ATGAGAAAGAACAACAAGTCAAGTAAAAGAGCCGAAAACAGATTCGGAACAAACAACATATCAGCATTCATTCGTAACATCTTCAGCGGAGAGACACTAAAGGACAATATAGCTCCGATAGTGGGTATCGTGTTGTTGGCACTCTCTGTATTTTTGATCTACTCTTATGCCTCATACTTAATATTTGGCAGTGATGATCAAAGTATTATGACAAGCAACGCCATCGATATGGAGGAAGCTGTCAAGAGCACAGCAAATCCCTCGGGTTTCAGAGGTGCGTACATGATGCATTTGTTGGTCAATGGCTGGGTGGGGCTATCGGCGGTAATCATCTTTGTCTATATGCTATTCCTCGGTTTCAGCATCGTGAGAAGGAACAATATGCGCAAGATACGGATGTTGATACTCGCAGCAATCAGTATATTTTGGCTTTCACTTTTCTTCACGACGATCCTCCACCCATGGAGCGATAGCTTCTTCTTCAGACCCGGAGGCATCATAGGAGTGGAGATGTATGATTACTTGAGGGGGCAGATCGGTACGTTTGGTATCATCTTGTTACTTGTCACCACAGCTGTGATCACGGGATTTGTATTCTTCAGCATCGTACGAAAGAAATATAAGGAGTGGACATTGGCTCAAAAAGCTGAAAAAGAAAGTCCCCTCCCAACAGAAGGTCTGAATGTCGATGAAAAGAAAGAGAGATGGTGGAGTAAACTATTACCGAAAAAGAAAAATACGGAAAAGGCGGAAGTGCCGACGATAGTAGAACCTATCGAAGATACCGTCCCCACAGAAGACCTTTCTGCCGAGGAAGCTTATGACAGGGCCTACCTTGAACCTATCTCCGAAGAAGTAACCTTAGCCAAAGGAGATGATAAAGATGAAGTAGAAGACATTAACCCTGCCGGAAGTTATAATCCATCCCAAGAGACTCCGGAGGGACTTGACATAGAAATCATCGATACAAGGAAAGAAGATGTCGGTGCAACCTACACCTTGTCTCCTCAGGACAAGGCAAGAGAATTGGTGGCTGAGTTGGGTGAATATGATCCCCGATTGGATCTTGGGCAGTTCAAAATGCCTACATTCGATCTCCTTGAAGATCGGACAGTCACAAATATAAGCATTGATCACGAGGAAGTTCAGAGAAATAAAGAGAGTATCACAGAGACCCTCAAAAACTTTGGTATCGGGATCAGTTCTATTCGAGCGACAGTCGGCCCTACCATCACCCTTTATGAGGTAGTTCCGGAGTCCGGTGTCAAGATATCCAGAATACGTAACCTTGAGGACGACATAGCACTGAGTCTCTCAGCTTTGGGGATTCGTATCATTGCCCCCATGCCTGGTAAGGGGACTGTGGGTCTCGAGGTTCCGAACAAGAACCCTCAAGTTGTCGGTATGAGATCCGTGATAGCTTCAAAGAAGTTCCAAGAGGCTACTTACGACTTACCTGTGGCTTTGGGTAGGACCATCACCAATGATATTTTCACCTTTGACCTCGCCAAAGTGCCCCACTTGCTGGTGGCAGGAGCCACAGGGCAAGGTAAGTCGGTCGGGCTAAATGCCATCATCACCTCCCTACTCTACCGCAAACATCCGGCAGAATTGAAATTCGTCATGATTGACCCTAAAATGGTAGAGTTCAGTGTCTATTCTGCAATAGAAAAGCACTACATGGCAAAACTTCCGGGGGAGAAAGACTGTATCATCACAGACACTAAACGAGTCGTCACGACCCTTAACTCTCTATGTCAGGAGATGGATGAGCGATACGAACTCCTTACCAAGGCAAAGGTTCGTAACATAAAGGAATATAATGCCCTATTCAAGGGACGCAGTCTTAATCCGGCAAACGGACATAGATTCATGCCTTACCTCGTAGTCATCATAGATGAGTATGGAGACCTTATCATGACCGCCGGGAAGGAGATCGAGCTACCTATTGCCCGTCTTGCCCAAAAGGCTCGAGCTGTCGGTATACATGCCATCATTGCGACCCAACGCCCGACTGCAAGTATCATTACCGGGACAATCAAGGCAAACTTCCCGGGGCGTATATCTTTTAGAGTCTTCTCGATGATTGACTCTCGTACGATCTTGGATGCTCCCGGTGCAAACAGACTTGTCGGCAAGGGAGACCTTCTATACTCACAAGGTAATGAGTTTATACGTGTCCAGTGTGCTTTTGTGGATACTCCCGAAGTTAATAGAGTAGTAGATTACATCTCTTCACAAAGAGGCTTTGCACATGCCTACGAACTTCCGGAGGTTTCCGCAAATGAAAGTAGTAATGGAGATTTCCCGGGAGCCATAGATATGGATGAGAAGGATCCTCTCTTCGAACAAGTAGCTCGGATGCTTGTTCTGGAGCAGCAAGGCTCAGTATCTTTTATCCAGCGTAAGTTCTCGATAGGTTACAACAGAGCCGGTCGTCTCATGGATCAGTTGGAGGCAGCTGGTATCGTAAGTGCCCCTGATGGCAGTAAAGGTCGCGAAGTACTTGTCAAAAGCGAAGAACATCTAAGAGATATTCTTAGCCAATTCTAA
- the trxB gene encoding thioredoxin-disulfide reductase — MSNENLKTRCLIIGSGPAGYTAAIYASRANLEPVLIEGIQPGGQLTTTTEVENFPGYPKGITGSELMIDIKEQAERFGTKMLTGTVTKVDLQNRPFTATIDDGAYEIKADTLIIATGATAKYLGLEDEKKYAGMGVSACATCDGFFYRNKTVAVVGGGDTACEEAIYLSSLAKKVYLIVRKDYLRASKVMQERVMENEKIEVLFEHNTIGLFGEDGVEGAHLVKRKGQPDEEMVDIAIDGFFLAIGHTPNTDLFKGVLELDEVGYVITKGQTPKTNIEGVFAAGDVADPIYRQAITAAGSGCKAAMEAERYISEHKL; from the coding sequence ATGAGCAATGAAAATCTAAAGACCCGTTGCCTGATCATTGGTTCCGGGCCGGCTGGATACACAGCTGCGATCTACGCATCAAGAGCAAACCTTGAACCTGTCCTTATTGAGGGGATCCAACCCGGAGGACAGCTTACCACAACCACTGAAGTCGAAAACTTCCCTGGGTACCCAAAAGGCATAACCGGTTCTGAACTGATGATTGACATCAAGGAACAAGCAGAACGTTTTGGCACCAAAATGCTCACTGGCACAGTGACAAAGGTTGATCTTCAAAATCGTCCATTTACAGCTACCATCGACGATGGTGCTTACGAGATCAAAGCCGACACACTCATCATCGCAACAGGTGCAACAGCCAAGTATTTGGGCTTGGAAGACGAAAAGAAGTATGCAGGTATGGGCGTAAGTGCTTGTGCTACCTGCGACGGGTTCTTTTATAGAAACAAAACTGTTGCAGTAGTTGGTGGTGGTGATACAGCTTGTGAAGAAGCAATTTACCTCTCCTCTCTTGCAAAGAAAGTCTACCTCATCGTACGTAAAGACTACCTGAGAGCTTCTAAGGTAATGCAGGAAAGAGTAATGGAAAACGAAAAGATTGAAGTACTCTTTGAACACAATACCATTGGTCTCTTTGGTGAAGATGGAGTCGAAGGAGCTCATCTTGTAAAGAGAAAAGGTCAGCCGGATGAAGAGATGGTTGATATAGCTATTGATGGCTTCTTCCTTGCCATTGGCCACACTCCAAACACTGATCTTTTCAAAGGTGTTCTTGAGCTCGATGAAGTAGGTTATGTCATCACAAAGGGACAAACTCCTAAAACCAACATTGAAGGTGTGTTTGCAGCAGGAGATGTTGCTGACCCAATTTATCGTCAAGCTATCACAGCAGCAGGAAGTGGTTGTAAGGCAGCGATGGAAGCAGAACGTTACATCTCTGAACACAAGCTATAA
- a CDS encoding DUF3078 domain-containing protein, translating to MKTLSTLSIAGVIGLATAFSVSAQSPASIQETPASDTVTYIPHYASRILGDKEMASSLPSRAQEIIGRPAVMVLGDSNDVPFSQLFTPLVFDMQMLNETGLDTKGLRTVYQQDPYKLDSYSLDAYSQELMAQEVFEKGKMPSLKNEVKIVREVRSNALQNNIGIVKLTSAMLPQDRLASQFVSATGYQGELAIVNNAPLVQQTEDLEKKVIERVYWTTKFESNIQFSQNQMSDNWYKGGNNSLNLNMRNYFNLSYAKDNVKWVNELESKLGFFNSPNEPIGKFKISEDLFRIVSNFGLKAFNERWYYTLDTQLRTQLLRNRNKDSVLVTQPFAPFIIDGGPGMKYELEKKFNDPFKKLKFTANFSPVAVTFIYTYTNDVDKARIGLLPDEKHKLRLGSTVRMALDFDLSQSVTWQSRVFYNTSFQHVETEFENTLNFSINKYFSTRINLHLRFDDSVITDDKSFKKLLQYNELISFGFTYKI from the coding sequence ATGAAAACATTAAGTACACTTTCCATCGCAGGTGTGATCGGGCTTGCTACAGCTTTCTCTGTATCTGCACAGAGTCCCGCATCCATACAAGAGACACCTGCTTCCGATACTGTGACCTATATCCCACACTATGCTTCCAGGATTTTGGGAGATAAGGAAATGGCATCTTCGTTGCCTTCCAGAGCACAAGAGATCATCGGTCGTCCTGCAGTCATGGTCTTGGGAGACTCGAATGATGTGCCATTCTCTCAGCTCTTCACACCTCTTGTCTTCGATATGCAGATGCTCAACGAAACAGGATTGGACACCAAGGGCCTGAGGACTGTCTATCAGCAAGATCCATACAAATTGGACAGTTACTCATTGGATGCCTACTCGCAGGAGTTGATGGCTCAAGAAGTCTTCGAGAAAGGCAAGATGCCATCTCTCAAGAATGAGGTGAAGATCGTCCGGGAAGTGAGATCAAATGCTTTGCAGAATAATATCGGGATCGTAAAACTCACAAGTGCGATGTTGCCACAGGATAGGCTGGCCTCTCAGTTTGTCAGTGCTACGGGATACCAAGGCGAATTGGCCATTGTGAACAATGCGCCTCTCGTCCAGCAGACCGAAGACCTCGAAAAGAAAGTCATCGAAAGGGTTTACTGGACCACCAAGTTTGAAAGTAACATCCAGTTCTCACAAAACCAGATGTCCGACAACTGGTACAAGGGAGGCAACAACAGCTTGAACCTCAATATGCGTAACTACTTCAACTTGAGTTATGCCAAAGATAATGTGAAGTGGGTGAATGAACTTGAGTCCAAGCTCGGCTTCTTCAACAGCCCCAATGAGCCTATCGGTAAGTTCAAGATATCCGAAGACCTCTTCCGTATAGTCTCCAACTTTGGTCTCAAGGCGTTCAACGAGCGTTGGTACTACACCTTGGATACGCAGTTGCGTACACAGTTGTTGCGCAACCGAAACAAAGACAGTGTCCTTGTGACTCAGCCATTTGCTCCTTTCATCATAGATGGGGGACCCGGTATGAAGTACGAGTTGGAAAAGAAGTTCAACGACCCATTCAAGAAGTTGAAGTTCACTGCAAACTTCTCTCCCGTCGCGGTGACATTCATTTATACCTATACGAATGATGTCGACAAGGCCAGGATCGGTCTCCTTCCGGACGAGAAGCATAAGCTCCGCTTGGGTTCTACCGTCCGTATGGCGTTGGACTTCGACTTGTCACAGTCTGTGACTTGGCAGTCAAGAGTCTTCTACAACACTTCGTTTCAGCACGTCGAGACAGAGTTCGAAAATACGTTGAACTTCTCCATCAACAAGTACTTCTCGACTCGAATCAATCTTCACTTGAGATTTGATGACAGTGTGATCACAGATGACAAGTCATTCAAGAAGCTATTGCAGTACAACGAGCTTATCAGCTTCGGCTTCACATATAAGATATAA